In Halarcobacter mediterraneus, the following proteins share a genomic window:
- a CDS encoding ABC transporter ATP-binding protein produces the protein MIKVKNLSTSFNDKMVHDNISLEINKGEIYGILGGSGSGKTTLLRQIIMLDKIQKGEITILEQNINKLKIKQREFIKRNWGVLFQFGALFSSLNVVENVGIMLKEYTKLPKDLINDIAYTKLKMVGLDLKVGKLYPEELSGGMKKRVALARALALDPQILFLDEPTSGLDPASAKAFDDLILDLREMLDLTVVIITHELNTIRNVLDRFSIISNTKIAFSGTYEEALNLNNDTINKFLKLSKDKTLGK, from the coding sequence ATGATAAAAGTAAAAAATCTTTCTACTTCTTTTAATGATAAAATGGTACATGATAATATCAGCTTAGAAATAAACAAAGGTGAAATTTATGGTATTTTGGGAGGTAGTGGAAGTGGGAAAACTACTCTACTTCGCCAAATCATAATGTTAGATAAAATACAAAAAGGTGAAATAACTATTTTAGAACAAAATATCAATAAATTAAAAATAAAACAAAGAGAGTTTATAAAAAGAAACTGGGGTGTTTTATTCCAATTTGGTGCCTTATTCTCTTCTTTAAATGTTGTAGAAAATGTTGGTATTATGTTAAAAGAGTATACGAAGCTACCAAAAGATTTAATTAATGATATTGCATATACAAAATTAAAAATGGTAGGACTAGATTTAAAAGTAGGAAAACTTTATCCCGAAGAACTAAGTGGAGGAATGAAAAAAAGAGTTGCACTTGCAAGAGCTTTAGCTTTAGATCCACAAATACTTTTTTTAGATGAACCTACTTCAGGATTAGATCCAGCTAGTGCAAAAGCCTTTGATGATTTAATTTTAGATTTAAGAGAAATGCTAGATTTAACTGTTGTAATTATTACCCATGAATTAAATACTATTAGAAATGTACTAGATAGATTTTCTATTATTTCAAATACAAAAATAGCTTTTTCAGGAACCTATGAAGAGGCATTAAATCTAAATAACGATACAATTAACAAGTTTTTAAAACTTTCAAAGGATAAAACTCTTGGAAAATAA
- a CDS encoding MlaD family protein, which produces MENKARYTVVGLFLIIFASAMIAFVIWLARYDIDKINAKEFRLYSKNSISGLTENSIVIYKGLDIGTIEKIRINSQDLEEIEIILKITNPNIIKENSYAIIQSQGVTGNKIVEIDGGTQQAKPLFKDNKKFAIIPLKKSFIEKLTTNADSIGIKLESVLKSFEKMLNDKNLKNIENILNNTNKASKNFDTTITKINTLVDSSLSNTLEKIEKLTENIDHMVENDVENTLNNFNSLSIEAKKVIESDIRLLISDLRDTTNSTQNLDVILNKVENTLEKIDSTVDEFNQNGGNMIFNTRALEYGPGEKNELP; this is translated from the coding sequence TTGGAAAATAAAGCTAGATATACAGTTGTTGGGCTATTCTTAATTATTTTTGCAAGTGCTATGATTGCATTTGTTATTTGGTTAGCAAGATATGACATTGATAAAATCAATGCAAAAGAGTTTAGACTTTATAGTAAAAACTCCATTTCAGGTTTAACAGAAAACTCAATTGTTATTTATAAGGGCTTAGATATAGGAACTATTGAAAAAATAAGAATAAATTCCCAAGACCTAGAAGAGATTGAAATTATACTAAAAATCACAAACCCAAATATTATAAAAGAAAATAGTTATGCAATAATTCAATCACAAGGTGTAACAGGAAATAAAATTGTTGAAATAGATGGAGGTACGCAACAAGCAAAACCACTATTTAAAGACAATAAAAAATTTGCAATAATTCCTTTAAAAAAATCTTTCATTGAAAAGTTAACAACAAATGCTGATAGTATTGGTATAAAATTAGAATCAGTACTAAAAAGTTTTGAAAAAATGTTAAATGATAAAAATCTAAAAAACATTGAAAATATTTTAAATAATACAAATAAAGCTTCAAAAAACTTTGATACTACAATTACAAAGATTAATACTCTTGTAGATAGCTCATTATCAAATACTTTAGAAAAAATTGAAAAGCTAACAGAAAATATAGACCATATGGTAGAAAATGATGTGGAAAATACTTTAAATAATTTTAATAGCTTAAGCATTGAAGCAAAAAAAGTTATTGAAAGTGATATTAGATTATTAATTTCTGATTTAAGAGATACTACGAACTCTACTCAAAATCTAGATGTGATTTTAAATAAAGTAGAAAATACACTAGAAAAGATTGACTCAACAGTAGATGAATTTAATCAAAATGGAGGGAATATGATTTTTAATACTAGAGCATTAGAATATGGACCAGGAGAGAAGAATGAACTTCCTTAG
- the fumC gene encoding class II fumarate hydratase: MNYRIEKDTMGEMQVPNDKYWAAQTQRSVENFPIGNEKMPKEVVEGFAYLKKACAIVNNKLERLDNTKCDAIKQACDEVIEGKLEGNFPLVVWQTGSGTQSNMNMNEVVANRASEILGKDFRKEKAVHPNDDVNKGQSSNDTYPTAMRIAFVLELQKQLIPAINKLKTTFEKKSEEFKDIVKIGRTHLQDATPLTLGQELSAYVDMLDKALLQVDDSMKYLVELAIGGTAVGTGLNSHPDFSPMVCEVLNEQTNTKYSFKSHPNKFHALTAHDGEVVLSGALNALASNLMKIANDIRWLASGPRCGIGELNIPENEPGSSIMPGKVNPTQSEAMTMVAVQVMGNHTTVSVAASQGNFELNVFKPVIAYNILQAIKLLSDTMLAFNDKCAVGIEANKENINKYLNDSLMLVTALNPYIGYENAAKIAKTAHKNGTTLKEEAIKLGLLSEEEFDKYVKPEEMTYPKK, encoded by the coding sequence ATGAATTATAGAATTGAAAAAGATACTATGGGAGAAATGCAAGTTCCAAATGATAAATATTGGGCAGCTCAAACACAAAGAAGTGTAGAAAACTTTCCAATTGGAAATGAAAAAATGCCTAAAGAAGTTGTAGAAGGATTTGCTTATTTAAAAAAAGCTTGCGCTATTGTTAATAATAAATTAGAAAGATTAGATAATACAAAATGTGATGCAATAAAACAAGCTTGCGATGAAGTAATAGAAGGGAAACTAGAAGGGAATTTTCCTTTAGTAGTTTGGCAAACGGGTTCAGGAACTCAGTCAAATATGAATATGAATGAAGTTGTGGCAAATAGAGCTAGTGAGATTTTAGGGAAAGACTTTAGAAAAGAAAAAGCTGTACATCCAAATGATGATGTAAATAAAGGACAAAGTTCAAATGACACCTACCCTACTGCGATGAGAATTGCATTTGTTCTTGAACTACAAAAGCAATTAATACCTGCAATTAATAAACTAAAAACAACATTTGAAAAGAAAAGTGAAGAGTTTAAAGATATTGTAAAAATTGGAAGAACACATTTACAAGATGCAACGCCACTTACATTAGGTCAAGAATTATCAGCCTATGTTGATATGTTAGATAAAGCTTTATTACAAGTAGATGATAGTATGAAATATTTAGTTGAACTTGCTATTGGAGGAACTGCTGTTGGAACAGGATTGAACTCTCATCCTGATTTTTCACCTATGGTTTGTGAAGTATTAAATGAACAAACAAATACAAAATATAGCTTTAAATCACATCCAAATAAATTCCATGCTTTAACTGCACATGATGGGGAAGTTGTTTTAAGTGGAGCTTTAAATGCTTTAGCTTCAAATCTTATGAAAATAGCAAATGATATTAGATGGTTAGCTTCAGGACCAAGATGTGGAATTGGAGAACTTAATATTCCTGAAAATGAACCAGGAAGCTCAATTATGCCTGGAAAAGTAAATCCTACACAAAGTGAAGCTATGACTATGGTTGCAGTTCAAGTTATGGGGAATCATACAACAGTTTCAGTTGCAGCTAGTCAAGGTAATTTTGAGCTAAATGTATTTAAACCAGTTATTGCTTATAATATTTTACAAGCTATAAAATTATTAAGTGATACAATGCTTGCTTTTAATGATAAATGTGCAGTAGGAATAGAAGCAAACAAAGAAAATATTAATAAATATTTAAATGATTCTTTAATGCTAGTAACAGCACTTAATCCATATATTGGATATGAAAATGCAGCAAAAATTGCAAAAACAGCTCATAAAAATGGAACAACATTAAAAGAAGAAGCTATTAAACTTGGATTATTAAGCGAAGAAGAGTTTGATAAATATGTAAAACCTGAAGAAATGACTTATCCAAAAAAATAA
- a CDS encoding GIY-YIG nuclease family protein: protein MEKTNNYLLNIFTNKLYKYTNKTYINFIKDILKDDNLKKYEIKNIYLDKFKKNISVQNELFIILENGRLQFLNEYNLIKFEYENKCKVNSLLNINIKNQKTYELIKTIESLQKAFFISNDLKDIKYISHDKILNTHKKLFNNYLSKPLISLILNNTKYKDKNNNTFNLSFLTPKKHFIQYIQIKYIINIYPFATDILLKEKLNKFFSTDISSVQISKIRKRYFIPNMYKRVDTNYERFEFYFTSRKILCSENLLKYKNIEAVYELVSNQDINYTYKSSTTIYIGSTKNLYKRLNEYINKKGHTTKIKNYFNNNSIYFRIIKTKQFRNLEILLLHDFKESYGELPLLNSNNS from the coding sequence TTGGAAAAAACGAATAATTACTTACTAAATATTTTTACAAATAAACTTTACAAATATACAAATAAAACCTATATCAACTTTATAAAAGATATATTAAAAGATGATAATTTAAAAAAGTACGAGATTAAAAATATTTACTTAGATAAATTTAAAAAAAATATAAGTGTTCAAAATGAACTTTTTATTATTTTAGAAAATGGAAGACTTCAATTCTTAAATGAATACAATTTAATAAAATTTGAATATGAGAATAAGTGCAAAGTCAACTCTTTATTAAATATAAATATAAAAAACCAAAAAACCTATGAACTTATAAAAACAATCGAATCCCTACAAAAAGCTTTTTTTATATCTAATGATTTAAAAGATATAAAGTATATAAGCCATGATAAAATCCTTAATACCCATAAAAAACTATTTAATAACTATTTATCAAAGCCATTAATAAGTCTAATTTTAAATAATACAAAATATAAAGACAAAAACAATAATACTTTCAATCTATCCTTTCTAACTCCTAAAAAACATTTCATACAATATATTCAAATAAAATATATAATTAATATTTACCCCTTTGCAACGGATATACTTTTAAAAGAGAAACTAAATAAATTTTTTTCTACAGACATATCAAGTGTACAAATTTCAAAAATAAGAAAAAGGTATTTTATTCCAAATATGTATAAAAGAGTTGATACAAACTATGAAAGATTTGAGTTTTATTTTACTTCAAGAAAAATTCTTTGTAGTGAAAATTTATTAAAATATAAAAATATAGAAGCTGTTTATGAATTAGTAAGTAATCAAGATATTAATTATACCTATAAAAGTTCAACAACTATATACATAGGTTCAACAAAGAATTTATATAAAAGGTTAAACGAATATATAAATAAAAAAGGGCATACTACAAAAATAAAAAATTATTTCAATAATAATAGTATATATTTTAGAATAATAAAAACAAAACAGTTTAGAAACTTAGAGATACTTTTACTCCATGATTTTAAAGAATCTTATGGAGAACTTCCTCTTTTAAATAGTAACAATTCTTAA
- a CDS encoding MlaE family ABC transporter permease: MKTFYINNNWEYHSLEEKIKELEKFFFSLNKEEVTFDFSSLKNIDSSGIILLIKYIKLIEKTSKVNLKNISKKHEKMLNLYSSNYTHEESTKEYKSNFIENIGKEAISNKNSFLDFMSFIGRVFTFFIYLVFNPSKYRFKATINQMEIAAIHILPIIALALFLVGFVTAYQGADQLNRFGAAIIVIEMSTMSMFREIAPFLAAIIVAGRSASSYTAQIGTMKITEEISAMKTMGFDPDIFLVIPRIVALVIVMPLLVFFADISSLLGEMVITKIHLGVSYTQFIDRIYEYVEVRHILLGLFKAPLFGLLIALIGCYRGFQVKSGTDIGKYTTKAVVDSIFWLIIINALISLLSIELGF; encoded by the coding sequence ATGAAAACTTTTTACATAAACAATAATTGGGAATATCATAGTTTAGAAGAAAAAATAAAAGAATTAGAAAAGTTTTTTTTCTCTTTAAATAAGGAAGAAGTTACTTTTGATTTTTCTTCTTTAAAAAATATTGATTCTTCAGGAATAATACTTTTAATAAAATATATAAAACTTATAGAAAAAACATCAAAAGTAAATTTGAAAAATATTTCAAAAAAACATGAAAAAATGCTTAATTTATACTCTTCAAACTATACACATGAAGAAAGTACAAAAGAGTATAAAAGTAATTTTATTGAAAACATAGGTAAAGAAGCAATTTCTAATAAAAATAGTTTTCTTGACTTTATGTCTTTTATTGGAAGAGTTTTTACTTTTTTTATATATTTAGTTTTCAATCCATCAAAATATAGATTTAAAGCAACTATTAATCAAATGGAAATTGCAGCTATTCATATTTTACCTATTATTGCCCTTGCTCTTTTTCTTGTAGGTTTTGTAACTGCTTACCAAGGAGCTGACCAATTAAATAGATTTGGAGCAGCAATTATTGTAATTGAAATGTCTACCATGTCAATGTTTAGAGAAATTGCACCTTTTTTAGCAGCAATTATTGTTGCAGGAAGAAGTGCTTCTTCTTATACTGCACAAATTGGAACTATGAAAATAACAGAAGAAATAAGTGCAATGAAGACAATGGGTTTTGATCCTGATATTTTTTTAGTGATTCCTAGAATTGTAGCTTTAGTAATAGTTATGCCTTTATTAGTTTTCTTTGCAGATATTTCTTCACTTTTAGGAGAAATGGTAATTACAAAGATACACTTAGGTGTTTCATACACCCAATTTATTGATAGAATTTATGAATACGTTGAAGTTAGACATATTTTATTAGGTCTTTTTAAAGCTCCATTATTTGGTCTTTTAATAGCTCTAATAGGATGTTATAGAGGTTTTCAAGTAAAAAGTGGAACAGATATAGGGAAATATACAACAAAAGCAGTTGTTGATTCTATCTTTTGGTTGATTATTATTAATGCTTTAATTTCATTATTATCAATTGAGTTAGGATTTTAA
- a CDS encoding M20/M25/M40 family metallo-hydrolase: MKDVIEIFKELTNLNRCSGNYNDFINYIKEFANKYNYECLIDNYNNILCKKIDSKAILCIQNHYDIVCLIDNCIPKIIEENGFFKAENSTLGADNGIGCSYMLNLMSQDYDCEFLFTSDEEIGLIGANNLEHKLNAKYMLNIDSEEEGEICIGCAGGVDIFGKTFNKEIIKNSDNYELYEIKISNLPGGHSGVNIQENRPNAIKLFGKLVKENSGLLLDINAGERINSIPVNVKAIVAFKSYPKNFNEDFVCIEKIDTKSEHLTVWNSDITNFIYTFANGVRAYDENLNVVLDSINLAKITTNIDCIDIELSARSMDNENLETIKKETSALLETFGFEVTTAGKYPAWKPDVNEFTNEVLNIYKTYDSSASLEAIHAGLECAIFKDKFPHMKLASIGPNIFNPHSNKESVEINSIEKVYKIVKEIVDKFRP; this comes from the coding sequence GTGAAAGATGTAATAGAAATCTTTAAAGAACTTACAAACTTAAATAGATGTAGTGGAAACTATAATGATTTTATAAACTATATAAAAGAGTTTGCAAACAAGTATAATTATGAATGCTTAATAGATAATTACAATAATATTTTATGTAAAAAAATAGATTCAAAAGCAATATTATGTATTCAAAACCATTATGATATTGTTTGTTTAATTGACAATTGTATTCCAAAAATTATTGAAGAAAATGGATTTTTTAAAGCAGAGAATTCTACTCTTGGAGCAGATAATGGAATTGGATGTTCTTATATGTTAAACCTTATGTCACAAGATTATGATTGTGAATTTTTATTTACAAGTGATGAAGAAATTGGACTTATTGGAGCTAACAATTTAGAGCATAAACTAAATGCAAAATATATGTTAAATATTGATAGTGAAGAAGAAGGTGAAATCTGTATTGGGTGTGCAGGGGGAGTTGATATTTTTGGAAAAACCTTTAATAAAGAAATTATAAAAAATAGTGATAATTATGAGCTATATGAAATAAAAATTTCAAATTTACCAGGAGGTCATAGTGGAGTTAATATTCAAGAAAATAGACCAAATGCAATTAAACTGTTTGGAAAACTTGTAAAGGAAAATAGTGGTTTATTGTTAGACATAAATGCAGGAGAAAGAATAAATTCAATCCCTGTAAATGTAAAAGCAATAGTAGCCTTTAAATCTTATCCAAAAAATTTCAATGAAGATTTTGTGTGTATAGAGAAAATAGATACTAAAAGCGAACATCTTACTGTTTGGAATAGTGATATTACTAATTTCATTTATACATTTGCCAATGGAGTAAGAGCTTATGATGAAAATTTAAATGTAGTTTTAGACTCTATTAATTTAGCAAAAATCACTACAAATATTGACTGTATTGACATTGAATTAAGTGCAAGATCAATGGACAATGAAAATTTAGAAACAATCAAAAAAGAAACAAGTGCTCTACTTGAAACTTTTGGGTTTGAAGTCACTACAGCAGGAAAATATCCAGCGTGGAAACCTGATGTAAATGAATTTACAAATGAGGTTTTAAATATTTATAAAACTTATGATTCTTCTGCTTCATTAGAAGCAATTCATGCAGGTTTAGAATGTGCTATTTTTAAAGATAAATTTCCCCATATGAAATTAGCTTCTATTGGTCCAAATATTTTTAATCCCCATTCAAATAAAGAATCAGTTGAAATAAATTCTATTGAAAAGGTTTATAAAATAGTAAAAGAAATAGTTGATAAATTTAGACCTTAA
- a CDS encoding sensor histidine kinase, with translation MNNKNELTILNIIKYGPIVFIISLSLIIFVSLYFNYKNTFLEEKKSIEKQYIEKNKLNIKEKIEATYRYIKNEQKTTEKKLQENLKEKVYEAYNIAMNIYKENKHLDKIRVQKMITDALRTIRFNNGRGYFFIYSFDYECIMLPLAPQLEGTNFYNFKEGKGLYLTRNIIKSLENKNESFLKWWYFKPSDMKTQYKKLGFNKKFEPYNWYIGTGEYIDDFKNDIKKQVLDHLLNHEYTKKGYIFIFDYDKNYLLHKDASLINKNAKDYNDRTSYKIVENLISKARKEDSTYINYIQNKRPKTNKPAKKTSYIKNIPNWQWVMGMGFYEEDVNKIIERQRKILENRFENDVLRLFIFSSIFTIILLMISVRISKFLENRFDKYQEQIRKNLEEITHQQNILAQQSKMAAIGTMIGNIAHQWRQPLSLISTAATGIKLKKEIGELDDKELFENLDYINDSTQYLSKTIDDFRNFFTSNKSKKEFSIKEAFENTFNLINVQFKNYDIKIIKDIGKTEIYGIQTELVQVLINILNNSRDELLKEKIEDKLIFIKTYEENNFLFIEIKDNAKGISKEVLEHVFEPYFTTKHQSQGTGIGLYMSQEIIVKHMRGQIEMMNISYTYEKKQYLGAQTIIKLPLK, from the coding sequence ATGAATAATAAAAATGAATTAACAATTTTAAATATAATAAAGTACGGTCCTATTGTATTTATAATCTCTTTATCATTAATAATTTTTGTATCTTTATATTTTAATTATAAGAATACTTTCTTGGAAGAAAAGAAATCAATTGAAAAACAATATATAGAAAAAAATAAATTAAATATAAAAGAAAAAATTGAAGCCACATATAGATATATAAAAAATGAACAAAAAACAACAGAAAAAAAGCTTCAAGAAAATCTTAAAGAGAAAGTTTATGAAGCTTATAACATTGCAATGAATATTTATAAAGAGAATAAACACTTAGATAAAATAAGAGTTCAGAAAATGATAACTGATGCATTAAGAACTATTAGATTTAACAATGGTAGAGGATATTTTTTCATATATTCTTTTGATTATGAGTGTATTATGTTACCTTTAGCACCACAATTAGAAGGAACAAACTTTTATAACTTTAAAGAAGGAAAGGGTTTATATCTAACAAGAAATATAATAAAAAGTCTTGAAAATAAAAATGAATCTTTTTTAAAGTGGTGGTATTTTAAACCAAGTGATATGAAAACCCAGTATAAAAAACTAGGCTTTAATAAAAAATTTGAACCTTATAATTGGTATATAGGAACAGGTGAATATATTGATGATTTTAAAAATGATATAAAGAAACAAGTTTTAGACCACCTTCTAAATCATGAGTATACAAAAAAAGGGTATATCTTTATTTTTGATTATGATAAAAATTATTTACTACATAAGGACGCTTCTTTAATTAATAAAAATGCCAAAGACTATAACGATAGAACTAGTTATAAAATTGTTGAAAATTTAATTAGCAAAGCAAGAAAAGAAGACTCTACTTATATAAATTATATTCAAAACAAAAGACCAAAAACTAATAAACCAGCAAAAAAAACTAGCTATATTAAAAATATTCCTAATTGGCAATGGGTTATGGGTATGGGCTTTTATGAAGAAGATGTAAATAAAATAATAGAAAGACAACGAAAAATTCTAGAAAATAGATTTGAAAATGATGTACTAAGACTTTTTATCTTTTCTTCTATTTTCACTATTATTTTATTAATGATTTCAGTAAGAATATCAAAATTCTTAGAAAATAGATTTGATAAATACCAAGAACAAATTAGAAAAAACCTTGAAGAGATTACTCATCAACAAAATATCTTAGCACAACAATCAAAAATGGCAGCAATAGGTACTATGATAGGGAATATTGCCCACCAATGGAGACAACCTCTATCTTTAATTTCAACTGCAGCAACAGGTATAAAACTAAAAAAAGAGATTGGGGAATTAGATGATAAAGAACTTTTTGAAAATTTAGATTATATAAATGACTCTACTCAATACTTATCAAAAACTATTGATGATTTTAGAAACTTTTTTACAAGTAATAAATCAAAAAAAGAGTTTTCTATAAAAGAAGCTTTTGAAAATACTTTTAATCTTATTAATGTTCAATTTAAAAACTATGATATAAAGATAATAAAAGATATAGGAAAAACAGAAATTTATGGAATACAGACAGAATTAGTTCAAGTTTTAATCAATATTTTAAATAATTCAAGGGATGAACTTTTAAAAGAGAAAATAGAAGATAAACTTATTTTCATAAAAACCTACGAAGAAAATAACTTTTTGTTTATAGAAATAAAGGATAATGCAAAAGGCATAAGTAAAGAAGTCTTAGAACATGTCTTTGAACCATATTTTACAACAAAACATCAATCTCAAGGAACAGGTATAGGATTATATATGAGTCAAGAGATTATTGTAAAACATATGAGAGGTCAAATTGAAATGATGAATATAAGTTATACTTATGAAAAGAAGCAATACCTTGGAGCTCAAACAATTATAAAACTACCTCTTAAATAA
- a CDS encoding ABC-type transport auxiliary lipoprotein family protein, translating to MNFLRILTLVIFLFLFSGCFSLTKELPPQKTYTIGLNNKEIKKSKLNTKKSLKVYEPKVINSLNTKAMNYIKDNIYKSSYVLSKWSDEPSRMIQQLISSYLNKTQIFEYVSSSDLRLKSDYKLLSELISFEHIYIKNNSFASLEIRVFLIDNKSKKTYFQTFSYLEKLPENTTKEYVVTMNSISKTFTEDLTLFIINSLNNHTIK from the coding sequence ATGAACTTCCTTAGAATTTTAACTTTAGTAATATTTTTATTTTTATTTTCAGGATGCTTTAGTTTAACAAAAGAACTCCCTCCTCAAAAAACATATACTATAGGATTAAATAATAAAGAAATTAAAAAATCAAAACTAAACACAAAAAAAAGTCTTAAAGTATATGAACCAAAAGTAATTAATAGTTTAAATACAAAAGCAATGAATTATATAAAAGACAATATTTATAAATCATCATATGTTCTAAGTAAATGGAGTGATGAACCTTCAAGAATGATTCAACAGCTAATAAGTAGTTATTTAAATAAAACTCAAATATTTGAATATGTAAGTAGCTCAGATTTAAGACTAAAAAGTGATTACAAACTTTTAAGTGAACTTATAAGCTTTGAACATATCTATATAAAAAACAACTCCTTTGCAAGTTTAGAAATACGAGTTTTTTTAATTGATAATAAATCAAAAAAGACATATTTTCAAACTTTTTCATATTTAGAAAAACTTCCTGAGAATACCACAAAAGAGTATGTTGTAACTATGAATTCAATTTCTAAAACCTTTACAGAAGATTTAACATTATTTATTATTAACTCTTTAAATAATCATACTATAAAATAG
- a CDS encoding fumarate hydratase: MGKITENDIINSIADACQYISFYHPEDFVKGMVEAYEKEESESAKNAIGQILINSKMCAMGHRPLCQDTGSVNIFIKVGLKADLDISKDLEELLNAGVAKGYTDPDNTLRYSVVSDPAGERKNTKNNTPAVIHYSVDANSDKLDITVAAKGGGSENKSKFAVLNPSDSIYDWVMSNVEQMGAGWCPPGILGIGIGGNPEKSMLLAKEALMGHVDIHELKARGPQNALEELRLKLYEDINKIGIGAQGLGGLTTVLDVKILDYPCHAASLPVAMIPNCAATRHIHFELDGNGAAKFNKPDLDLWPDIELPMDTIKRVNIEDLTKENLSQFKSGDTLLLSGKILTARDAAHKKIVEYKNAGKPLPNGVDLKGRFIYYVGPVDPVRDEKVGPAGPTTSTRMDKFTKDMMEIGIMGMIGKAERKQPTIDLIKEYKSMYLIATGGAAYLISQSIKDAKVLAFEEMGMEAIYEFEVKDMPVTVAVDTEGTSIHTTGPAKWRSIK; this comes from the coding sequence ATGGGAAAGATTACTGAAAATGATATTATTAATAGTATTGCAGATGCCTGTCAATACATCTCTTTTTATCATCCAGAAGACTTCGTAAAAGGGATGGTTGAGGCTTATGAAAAAGAGGAGTCTGAATCAGCAAAAAATGCAATAGGTCAAATTTTAATAAACTCTAAAATGTGTGCAATGGGACATAGACCTTTATGTCAAGATACTGGTTCTGTAAATATTTTCATCAAAGTTGGTTTAAAAGCCGATTTAGATATTTCAAAAGACTTAGAAGAACTTTTAAATGCAGGTGTAGCAAAAGGTTATACTGATCCAGATAATACATTAAGATATTCTGTTGTATCTGATCCAGCAGGTGAAAGAAAAAATACAAAAAACAATACTCCAGCAGTAATTCACTACTCAGTAGATGCAAACTCTGATAAACTTGATATTACAGTTGCAGCTAAAGGTGGAGGAAGTGAAAACAAATCTAAATTTGCAGTATTAAATCCATCTGATTCTATTTATGATTGGGTAATGTCAAATGTTGAACAAATGGGTGCAGGATGGTGTCCTCCAGGAATTTTAGGTATTGGTATTGGTGGAAACCCTGAAAAATCAATGCTACTTGCAAAAGAAGCTTTAATGGGACATGTAGATATTCATGAACTTAAAGCAAGAGGTCCTCAAAATGCCCTAGAAGAATTAAGACTCAAATTATATGAAGATATCAATAAAATAGGAATTGGAGCGCAAGGGCTTGGTGGTTTAACAACAGTTCTTGATGTTAAAATTTTAGATTATCCATGTCACGCAGCTTCTTTACCTGTAGCTATGATTCCTAACTGTGCAGCAACAAGACATATTCATTTTGAACTTGATGGAAATGGAGCAGCTAAATTCAACAAACCTGATTTAGATCTTTGGCCAGATATTGAACTTCCAATGGATACAATAAAAAGAGTAAATATTGAAGATTTAACAAAAGAAAATTTATCTCAATTTAAATCTGGTGATACTTTATTGTTATCAGGGAAAATTCTAACAGCAAGGGATGCAGCTCACAAAAAAATTGTTGAGTATAAAAATGCTGGTAAACCACTTCCAAATGGTGTTGACTTAAAAGGTAGATTTATTTATTACGTTGGACCTGTTGATCCAGTAAGAGATGAAAAAGTTGGACCTGCAGGACCAACAACTTCTACAAGAATGGATAAGTTTACTAAAGATATGATGGAAATTGGTATTATGGGGATGATTGGTAAAGCTGAAAGAAAGCAACCAACAATTGATTTAATTAAAGAGTATAAATCAATGTACTTAATTGCAACTGGTGGAGCTGCTTATTTAATTTCACAATCTATTAAAGATGCAAAAGTTCTAGCATTTGAAGAAATGGGAATGGAAGCAATTTATGAATTTGAAGTAAAAGATATGCCTGTAACTGTAGCAGTTGATACAGAAGGTACTTCTATTCATACAACTGGTCCAGCTAAATGGAGAAGTATTAAATAA